A portion of the Candidatus Pristimantibacillus lignocellulolyticus genome contains these proteins:
- a CDS encoding fibronectin type III domain-containing protein gives MKKVAKKFILIMLMLLVIFSSLSITTFAVEKKDEKGEILNLPPFVDFEVKEKRKVDVIVDVGNTSYTTEQINSMVNEQLRPKLQENGVDYKIHIEKSSEGTTRQYYFSGLPGTTWGNKGLWYYDIVTKEHVFVKDIGLDNIRNAYIDPDTGLIFMSTIDPWGSYSLIKVSYTGVNDKVPNYPFTSVTTYFNSNQNIDFSITSDGYALADYGGGYGNGITAYPIKLLTNGTYGVAKAVVDSENIISSVTNEYRMVAGLNDSMIWTGIHYSNKPASVYYVKDYLPFHKIQFNNWNQKATLLKRNIMTYSDVGIFKSTGDIMYVSASVDAYDRVSAPSTVIYHPITNTYTEFEIVNNNQYPTQPRFYVMDDNRLIYIGINDGQPYIYEDYRDTSTKKLLKGLEGTSTYVGTSMPSSHISSYIFFHNNFLVDWQTRYASKVMNVDTGEVLQFAWDRTVNFIQYPKWYTSKQRKITDIIEEVPYRTDAEKYYVRIDDLSIPHLDRESTLGNTITILSKNQINYMSIGNSNNEAVTNKIQSALGTTQRYSISEIQTAFNKVGSYITDRKEVDLHILMGKPGVTEATIKLTIKSMTTNLLKDNIIVTPHYVKGTDNSTLYELLNQVNWRDDRNNYVLFLHQSMMTEFSDPLVEEEISLLLKGNYAFFTAMGSTSNKSANESLIASNNGNGYFFAGTNISHMSTRLQEYMIQTAVKNPKRVSDTLVLNYDSTTGDYSSDVLINTYYEDFESDRKINERFRTTHDPSVYENNTGVMEGIGKYQESPTTKFTKVGLYEMVVQVQDDPTANANFSNYNLWSQDSLSRLVLYVHRAPVAEFSAIVNASRMLTLTDYSYDLDRYSQRNKGVTTWVWKWKKVDDAEWTVGKPSSQILANTDYFVSLKVKDIDGAWSSEVVKYVTTKPYNQPPVALFTIDPKSVSWNKQAIITDRSYDPDGDSITSREWKVYRDYQVILSSGTTPTLNQIKAAAVSAGFNALGNYKLSLRVKDSEYWSETYTDYVEIINFPPIAEFEPLADTFRDSVNKVVNTTVNPDQDGDNVAYQWMLSYRGKTYSLGTAQHPSFKVKVLGLGKLAVGTWQLELKASDPLGASSYMTRSFNVLNQTPTTTITSGRSTGYINEPYAYTSSRSDADTEDVASLQSFWRLTSPSGKVKEWYTQNISITYVEKGSYVLENWVVDQLDAKSEVQNIAITILNQAPIPGFTTNPSITYRGESIKFVSTATDMDGYIDKHKYEYVTDEGTIFTLSASTDFEKSFSTIGDLNIRQTVTDNDGATAVTTKKVMIVNRPPVVKVTTPSGTTPSTATTFTSLTPTIYWKMTDEDNDQQEKYEVVLKSAIGTVLQTSKVTTGSGQSFVIPSNWNLLENTIYRVTVRSFDGYDWSQYASDKYFNIITNQLPEAGFTWSPSAIWEGDAIQIKHQVKDSDEDTLLVQYKVTAPDGTVTVYPNSNTSYSLTKAKYYSDAFVINPALVGRYVIEQTVSDGKSDVVTLTQRLNVNELDVIGEVVHTDQWEQYRLRFNQSATENGQSLWHSNQFYAGEKFILKAKTTNTGVMDSSSNLNGNTYAKEVKVSLLNKYDTTLLRQNVTNWIGELWHTEFTNMKKGKYDVIFEATYSNGIVKQYAVTLEIIGKASSFVSLHRWK, from the coding sequence ATGAAGAAGGTAGCGAAAAAATTCATACTCATTATGCTAATGCTGCTCGTTATTTTTTCTTCATTATCCATAACTACTTTTGCAGTTGAAAAGAAGGATGAAAAGGGAGAGATTCTTAATCTTCCTCCTTTTGTGGATTTTGAAGTTAAAGAAAAACGTAAAGTAGATGTTATCGTTGATGTTGGTAACACCAGTTACACCACTGAACAAATCAATAGTATGGTCAATGAGCAGCTAAGACCAAAATTACAAGAGAATGGTGTAGACTACAAGATTCATATTGAGAAGAGTAGTGAGGGTACTACTAGGCAGTATTACTTCTCGGGACTTCCTGGTACAACTTGGGGAAATAAGGGGTTATGGTATTACGATATCGTAACTAAAGAGCATGTTTTCGTAAAGGATATAGGGCTTGATAATATCCGTAATGCTTATATAGACCCTGATACTGGATTAATATTCATGTCAACGATTGATCCCTGGGGAAGTTATTCATTAATTAAAGTATCATATACAGGAGTAAATGATAAAGTACCCAACTATCCTTTTACAAGTGTAACTACTTACTTTAACAGTAATCAAAATATAGACTTCAGCATTACTAGCGATGGCTACGCATTAGCAGATTATGGGGGAGGGTATGGAAATGGAATAACAGCTTATCCTATTAAACTACTTACTAATGGTACATATGGGGTAGCAAAGGCTGTGGTTGATAGTGAAAATATAATATCGAGTGTAACAAATGAATATCGAATGGTAGCTGGTCTTAACGATAGTATGATATGGACAGGTATTCATTACAGTAATAAACCCGCCAGTGTATACTACGTTAAGGATTATTTGCCATTTCATAAGATCCAATTTAATAATTGGAATCAAAAAGCTACTTTATTAAAACGAAACATTATGACTTATAGCGATGTAGGTATATTTAAATCTACTGGAGATATTATGTATGTATCAGCTAGTGTAGACGCTTACGATAGGGTAAGTGCTCCTAGTACTGTTATATATCATCCGATTACAAATACTTATACTGAATTCGAAATAGTAAATAATAATCAATACCCTACTCAACCGCGTTTTTACGTTATGGATGATAATAGACTAATATACATTGGAATAAACGATGGACAACCTTATATCTACGAGGACTACAGAGATACCTCTACTAAAAAGTTGCTTAAAGGGCTAGAAGGAACATCAACATATGTAGGAACTAGTATGCCATCAAGTCATATCAGTAGTTATATATTCTTTCACAATAATTTCTTAGTCGATTGGCAAACCCGTTATGCTTCTAAAGTAATGAATGTAGATACTGGTGAAGTACTGCAATTTGCATGGGATAGAACAGTAAACTTTATTCAATACCCCAAGTGGTACACATCCAAACAACGTAAAATAACAGATATAATCGAAGAAGTTCCTTATCGTACAGATGCAGAAAAATATTATGTCCGTATCGATGATTTATCTATCCCACATTTGGATCGAGAATCAACATTAGGTAATACCATTACGATACTATCTAAAAATCAAATCAATTATATGAGTATCGGAAACAGTAATAACGAAGCCGTAACAAATAAAATTCAATCGGCTTTAGGAACAACTCAACGTTATAGTATTAGTGAGATACAAACCGCATTTAATAAGGTTGGCAGCTATATTACAGACAGAAAAGAAGTAGATCTTCATATCTTAATGGGTAAACCAGGCGTAACAGAAGCTACCATAAAATTAACTATAAAGAGTATGACTACTAATCTATTGAAAGATAATATTATCGTTACACCGCATTATGTGAAAGGTACAGACAATTCAACGTTATATGAACTATTAAATCAAGTCAATTGGCGTGATGATCGCAATAATTATGTTTTATTCCTTCATCAAAGCATGATGACAGAATTTAGTGATCCACTCGTTGAAGAAGAGATTTCCTTACTGTTGAAAGGTAATTATGCTTTCTTTACCGCTATGGGAAGTACTAGTAATAAGAGTGCTAATGAAAGTTTAATTGCTTCTAATAATGGAAATGGTTATTTCTTTGCCGGAACAAATATTTCTCATATGTCTACAAGGCTACAAGAATATATGATACAAACTGCTGTTAAAAATCCAAAACGTGTCTCTGACACATTAGTACTAAATTATGATAGTACAACAGGCGATTACAGTTCTGATGTATTGATTAATACGTACTATGAAGATTTTGAGAGTGACCGGAAGATTAATGAACGTTTCCGTACTACTCATGATCCTAGTGTATATGAAAACAACACAGGTGTAATGGAAGGGATAGGGAAGTACCAGGAATCACCAACAACTAAATTCACAAAAGTTGGACTTTATGAAATGGTGGTTCAAGTGCAAGATGATCCTACAGCAAATGCTAATTTTAGTAATTACAATCTATGGAGTCAAGATTCATTATCTCGCTTAGTTCTATATGTGCATCGTGCACCAGTAGCCGAGTTCTCCGCTATCGTTAATGCGAGTAGAATGTTAACACTAACAGATTACTCTTATGACCTAGATCGTTACTCACAGCGTAACAAAGGGGTAACGACATGGGTTTGGAAGTGGAAGAAGGTAGACGATGCAGAATGGACAGTAGGTAAGCCATCGAGCCAAATACTAGCCAATACCGATTATTTTGTTTCTTTGAAAGTAAAGGATATTGATGGAGCTTGGTCAAGTGAAGTTGTAAAGTATGTAACGACAAAGCCTTACAATCAACCACCAGTTGCTCTATTTACAATTGATCCCAAATCGGTATCGTGGAACAAGCAAGCGATAATAACGGATCGCTCTTATGATCCCGATGGTGACAGCATTACATCAAGAGAATGGAAAGTGTATCGAGACTATCAAGTAATTCTAAGTAGCGGTACAACACCAACATTGAATCAAATCAAAGCTGCTGCTGTATCTGCAGGATTTAACGCTTTAGGCAATTATAAATTATCGTTACGAGTGAAAGATTCAGAGTATTGGTCAGAAACATATACCGATTACGTAGAAATAATTAACTTCCCACCAATTGCAGAGTTTGAACCATTAGCAGACACGTTTAGAGATAGCGTGAATAAAGTGGTCAATACGACGGTTAATCCCGATCAAGACGGTGACAATGTTGCCTATCAATGGATGTTATCTTATAGAGGTAAAACGTATAGTCTAGGAACAGCTCAACATCCAAGCTTCAAAGTGAAAGTCTTAGGGTTAGGCAAATTAGCAGTAGGAACATGGCAGCTAGAATTAAAAGCTAGTGATCCATTAGGGGCTAGTAGCTATATGACACGTTCATTTAATGTGTTGAATCAAACACCGACTACGACAATTACAAGTGGTCGTTCTACTGGTTATATTAATGAACCATATGCTTATACATCTAGCAGATCCGATGCAGATACAGAAGATGTAGCAAGCTTACAGTCATTTTGGCGGTTAACATCACCATCGGGTAAAGTGAAAGAATGGTATACACAGAACATATCCATTACGTATGTTGAAAAAGGATCTTATGTATTAGAAAATTGGGTAGTTGATCAATTAGATGCGAAAAGCGAGGTACAGAATATAGCTATTACAATTTTGAATCAAGCACCAATCCCTGGATTTACGACTAATCCATCGATCACCTACCGTGGAGAATCGATTAAGTTCGTAAGTACAGCTACTGATATGGATGGATATATTGATAAGCATAAATACGAATATGTAACAGATGAAGGGACAATATTCACACTAAGTGCAAGTACAGATTTCGAAAAATCATTTAGTACAATCGGCGATTTGAATATTAGACAAACTGTAACCGATAATGACGGTGCTACAGCAGTTACGACGAAGAAAGTTATGATTGTTAATCGTCCCCCAGTCGTTAAAGTTACTACCCCTTCAGGAACAACCCCCTCTACTGCTACTACCTTTACTTCATTAACGCCAACAATTTACTGGAAAATGACAGATGAAGATAATGACCAACAAGAGAAATATGAAGTTGTCTTAAAATCTGCTATTGGAACAGTATTGCAAACTTCCAAGGTTACTACAGGTTCTGGCCAATCTTTCGTCATTCCAAGCAATTGGAACCTTCTTGAAAATACGATATATCGAGTTACTGTTAGATCGTTTGATGGCTATGATTGGAGTCAATATGCATCGGATAAATACTTTAATATTATTACTAATCAACTACCCGAAGCGGGTTTTACATGGTCACCCTCAGCAATATGGGAAGGGGATGCTATTCAGATTAAACATCAAGTGAAAGACAGTGATGAGGATACGTTGCTTGTTCAATATAAAGTAACAGCGCCAGATGGAACAGTTACGGTGTATCCTAATTCGAATACTAGTTATTCGCTAACAAAAGCTAAATATTATAGCGATGCATTTGTGATCAACCCAGCTTTAGTTGGGAGATATGTCATTGAGCAAACGGTATCCGATGGAAAGAGCGATGTAGTGACTCTAACCCAGCGATTAAATGTCAATGAGTTAGATGTCATCGGTGAAGTCGTCCATACCGATCAATGGGAGCAATATAGACTTCGCTTTAATCAATCAGCAACGGAGAATGGTCAGTCCCTTTGGCATAGTAATCAATTTTATGCAGGAGAAAAATTCATATTAAAGGCAAAGACTACAAATACGGGCGTTATGGATTCAAGTTCAAATTTGAACGGTAATACTTATGCCAAAGAGGTAAAGGTATCACTGCTGAATAAATACGATACGACTCTGCTTCGTCAAAATGTTACGAATTGGATAGGTGAGCTGTGGCATACCGAATTTACAAATATGAAAAAAGGGAAGTATGATGTAATCTTTGAGGCGACTTATTCTAATGGTATTGTCAAACAATATGCTGTTACTTTAGAAATTATCGGGAAAGCTTCATCATTTGTAAGTTTACATCGCTGGAAGTAG
- a CDS encoding copper amine oxidase N-terminal domain-containing protein, producing the protein MKRLILVVMICCLVVGGTGAISAAGSDIPMFKVNGKLFVTPEGEPAPYVNKDNRTMGSLRLIASALGVESKNIKWSSATNTATLVRGTNTVSVVVGKKEITVNGKKVVMDTIAEMKKGRVFIPARFIAQGLGVKIGYDAATGTVSFNTGEVAKHNFEDYGLTPLVELPLELTANGLKMTVNEAYVYPTSSTEAKALDSKYDIWKFEDAYYLVWVNVTLENVSKKRIATDYSDMLRKVAVMNGAGNELTYSFSWLDKYDGFNNIELLANWELNPGEKLTSNIPFVDLVNKELEFVAISVLNGSSIKEALIAEKGDK; encoded by the coding sequence ATGAAAAGATTAATACTTGTCGTAATGATCTGTTGTTTAGTTGTAGGGGGAACAGGTGCTATAAGTGCAGCTGGAAGTGATATTCCTATGTTCAAAGTAAATGGAAAATTATTCGTGACCCCGGAGGGTGAACCAGCACCATATGTCAACAAAGATAATAGAACAATGGGTTCGCTACGTTTAATAGCTAGTGCATTAGGCGTTGAAAGTAAAAATATTAAATGGTCGTCAGCAACAAATACAGCGACTCTAGTACGTGGTACAAATACGGTTTCGGTTGTTGTCGGTAAAAAAGAAATTACGGTGAATGGAAAGAAAGTGGTTATGGACACGATTGCTGAAATGAAAAAAGGTCGTGTGTTCATTCCTGCTCGTTTCATTGCACAAGGTTTAGGTGTAAAGATCGGATATGATGCTGCTACTGGTACAGTATCGTTTAATACAGGAGAAGTTGCTAAACATAACTTTGAGGACTATGGTTTGACTCCGCTAGTGGAGTTACCACTTGAATTAACAGCTAATGGATTGAAAATGACGGTTAACGAAGCTTATGTCTACCCAACAAGTTCAACAGAAGCAAAGGCACTGGATAGCAAGTATGATATATGGAAATTTGAAGATGCCTATTACCTTGTGTGGGTGAATGTAACGCTTGAGAATGTTTCTAAGAAGCGTATTGCTACGGACTATAGTGATATGTTGAGAAAGGTTGCCGTTATGAACGGAGCAGGAAATGAGTTAACTTATTCGTTTTCATGGTTAGATAAATATGATGGATTCAACAATATAGAACTTCTTGCGAACTGGGAGCTTAACCCTGGTGAAAAACTGACAAGTAATATTCCATTTGTAGATTTAGTCAATAAAGAGTTAGAGTTTGTTGCTATCAGTGTTTTAAACGGTAGTTCTATAAAAGAAGCATTAATCGCTGAAAAAGGAGATAAATAG
- a CDS encoding carbohydrate ABC transporter permease produces MMQGTIPIEHKKSNQYGKGVVNKFGYGLLYVVLAGVAVFQIFPLVWLMFFSLKNNQEIFNMSPLALPTNPKWENYAKVWNSGNIDVYFLNSVWITIAATAITILVASLVTFAITRMKWKGSSFVLGLFMVAMMIPVHSTLIPLFNMFSKAHLIDHPLSLIASYVAFNMPITIMILLGFYYTLPKEVEEAAVIDGCSVHKIFFRIVFPMTSSVLATTGIINIIYNWNEFIFVNTFISSDNYKTLTVGIQNFIGQYTTDWGAIGATLMISILPILIAFLFLSDKIVEGIAAGSVKG; encoded by the coding sequence ATGATGCAAGGAACAATTCCGATTGAACATAAAAAATCTAACCAATATGGTAAAGGCGTAGTTAATAAGTTCGGCTATGGCTTGTTGTATGTAGTTCTTGCCGGCGTAGCGGTATTTCAAATATTTCCTTTAGTCTGGTTAATGTTCTTCTCACTAAAAAACAATCAAGAAATATTTAATATGTCCCCATTAGCTTTGCCTACTAATCCTAAATGGGAAAACTACGCAAAAGTATGGAATTCAGGAAATATCGATGTTTATTTCTTAAATAGTGTGTGGATTACGATTGCAGCTACAGCGATAACAATTCTAGTAGCGAGCTTAGTTACATTTGCAATAACACGCATGAAATGGAAAGGCAGTTCGTTCGTGTTAGGATTATTTATGGTGGCAATGATGATTCCTGTTCACTCCACATTAATCCCATTGTTCAATATGTTTAGTAAAGCACATCTTATCGACCATCCATTATCATTAATTGCCAGTTATGTAGCATTCAATATGCCCATCACAATTATGATTTTATTAGGATTCTATTATACGCTTCCGAAAGAAGTTGAAGAAGCGGCAGTCATCGATGGATGCTCTGTACACAAGATTTTCTTTAGAATTGTATTTCCAATGACAAGTTCTGTACTTGCAACTACAGGTATCATTAACATCATTTATAACTGGAATGAGTTTATATTTGTAAATACATTTATTAGTTCGGATAATTACAAAACGCTTACTGTCGGCATTCAGAATTTTATTGGTCAGTATACGACTGACTGGGGTGCGATTGGTGCGACACTAATGATTAGTATATTACCTATTCTTATCGCGTTCTTGTTCCTATCTGATAAAATTGTAGAAGGTATTGCTGCAGGTTCTGTTAAAGGATAA
- a CDS encoding sugar ABC transporter permease codes for MDKVMSNKKIIALYVLPALLFILAIVYVPIVLTGYYGLHEWNGIGAMKFIGLDNYSAVLQDKDFWSSAGHSLLLAVFSTLSLVIYLAVALVLSSKIKGSNLLRKIYLIPMLLSSVAIAQLWMKIYHPTNGIINTLLEALGFTNTPEWLANPSIVLYALIIPIIWQYAGFYILIYYAALKNIPSSLEEAATIDGANAFQIAYKIKLPLAMEVIKVTIVLALVGSLKYFDLIYVMTNGGPNGASEVMASYMYRIAFKSYDFGYASAIGFFLLVICLVVTWIVRKLTATKEQIQYS; via the coding sequence ATGGATAAAGTTATGTCAAACAAAAAGATTATTGCATTATACGTATTACCAGCATTACTGTTCATTCTTGCAATTGTATATGTGCCTATCGTATTAACAGGATATTATGGGCTACATGAATGGAATGGTATCGGTGCAATGAAATTTATTGGATTAGATAACTATAGTGCCGTACTACAAGATAAAGATTTCTGGAGTAGTGCAGGTCACTCATTGTTATTAGCAGTATTCTCTACATTGAGTTTAGTAATCTATTTGGCTGTGGCATTAGTGCTATCTTCCAAAATTAAAGGTTCTAATTTATTACGTAAAATTTATCTAATACCTATGTTGTTATCATCAGTAGCTATCGCGCAATTATGGATGAAAATTTATCACCCGACGAATGGAATTATTAATACACTTTTAGAAGCATTAGGATTTACTAATACACCAGAATGGTTAGCGAATCCCTCCATTGTGTTATATGCCTTAATTATTCCGATTATTTGGCAATATGCTGGATTTTACATTTTGATCTACTATGCTGCATTGAAAAATATACCATCATCACTTGAAGAGGCAGCAACGATTGATGGGGCAAATGCCTTCCAAATTGCATATAAAATCAAATTACCTCTAGCGATGGAAGTCATTAAAGTTACGATTGTTCTGGCTCTTGTAGGGTCATTGAAATATTTTGATTTGATTTATGTTATGACTAATGGTGGTCCTAATGGAGCTAGTGAAGTAATGGCTTCTTATATGTATCGCATTGCCTTCAAATCTTATGACTTTGGTTACGCTAGTGCAATAGGATTCTTCCTATTAGTAATCTGTCTAGTAGTAACTTGGATTGTTCGTAAATTAACCGCAACAAAAGAACAAATTCAATATTCATAG
- a CDS encoding extracellular solute-binding protein, which yields MLVLLTLCFTLLVAGCGNNSSKEGNSSANGGNGGSDAGTEKVTINFMHLWPEGISAGQNKIVNEIINEYQAEHTNVTIKTEVLENEQYKNKLKVLSASNKLPDVGVTWAAGFMQPYVEGNLFAPIEELLDGSLKDQFVAGTTEAYSMNDHTYALPLEFNIAPIYYNKAIFEQYKLEVPATYEEFQNVVKVLVDNGVTPIALGNKDRWTGSLWYMYLADRIAGQETLAGAIAGSGSFADAGLVQAATEVQNLVDANAFNKGFNGLSNDEGKSEFVNEKAAMYLMGTWELPNFTTNEDYTQEFRDKVGFFKFPVVDGGKGNIDGWVGGPGVGLFVAENSKVKEESKAFVEYFVQKWGERAVTGAGVIPATKVDTSTLDLPALYIDLFNEMNKASSITLFADVQMEADDAEVHLNQIQALFGKANTPEQFAQEHDTAISAGQ from the coding sequence ATGCTAGTCCTATTAACGTTGTGTTTCACATTATTGGTCGCTGGATGTGGTAATAACTCATCTAAAGAAGGAAACTCTTCAGCTAATGGTGGTAACGGTGGTAGTGATGCTGGAACAGAAAAAGTAACAATCAATTTTATGCATTTATGGCCTGAAGGTATTTCAGCAGGACAAAACAAAATTGTTAATGAAATTATTAACGAATATCAAGCAGAACATACAAACGTAACGATCAAGACAGAAGTACTTGAGAATGAGCAATATAAAAATAAATTAAAAGTATTATCAGCTTCTAACAAGCTACCCGATGTTGGTGTAACTTGGGCAGCTGGATTCATGCAACCATATGTAGAAGGTAACTTATTTGCACCGATCGAGGAACTATTAGATGGTTCACTTAAAGATCAATTCGTTGCAGGTACTACTGAAGCGTATTCTATGAATGATCACACTTATGCTCTACCGTTAGAGTTTAATATCGCACCAATTTACTATAACAAAGCTATTTTTGAACAGTACAAATTAGAAGTACCAGCAACATATGAAGAGTTCCAAAATGTTGTGAAAGTGCTTGTAGACAATGGTGTTACTCCGATTGCCCTTGGTAACAAGGATCGTTGGACAGGTTCACTATGGTATATGTACTTGGCTGATCGTATTGCTGGTCAAGAAACATTGGCAGGAGCTATTGCAGGATCAGGATCTTTCGCTGATGCAGGATTAGTTCAAGCAGCAACAGAGGTTCAAAATCTTGTTGATGCTAATGCATTCAACAAAGGTTTCAATGGACTATCTAACGATGAAGGTAAATCAGAATTTGTTAACGAGAAAGCAGCTATGTACTTGATGGGAACTTGGGAATTACCAAACTTCACAACAAATGAAGATTACACACAAGAGTTCAGAGATAAAGTAGGTTTCTTCAAATTCCCTGTCGTTGATGGTGGAAAAGGTAATATCGATGGCTGGGTTGGTGGCCCAGGTGTTGGACTATTCGTAGCAGAAAATTCTAAAGTAAAAGAAGAGTCTAAAGCATTTGTAGAGTACTTTGTTCAGAAATGGGGCGAGCGTGCTGTAACAGGTGCAGGTGTTATTCCAGCAACGAAAGTAGATACTTCTACACTTGATCTTCCTGCACTATATATTGATTTGTTCAATGAAATGAACAAAGCTAGCAGTATTACACTATTTGCTGATGTGCAGATGGAAGCAGATGATGCTGAAGTACATCTTAATCAAATCCAAGCTTTATTCGGTAAAGCAAATACTCCAGAGCAATTCGCACAAGAACATGATACAGCAATTTCTGCGGGGCAATAA
- a CDS encoding response regulator — MKTILIVDDEPRTRDGIQKVLDIWSAGKYRIETAPNGIVALEWLNHNEAHLLISDIRMPELTGLELVERLDKYEKRPNVILVSGYSDFSYAQQALRFGVVDYLLKPIDKASLIQAIEKAILRVEEQERFKVMTEVVDTKRLEASQHSSQNPHINTALTYIHEHLSEQITMKEISDYLHMNASYFSVLFKEHVGLTFSDYVTRGRMQLAKELLLTTNDSMADIAEKVGYQTDKYFGKVFRSVAGITPAQYRKEKSIHNDTTIQ, encoded by the coding sequence TTGAAAACAATTTTAATCGTTGATGACGAACCTCGTACAAGAGATGGCATACAAAAAGTTCTTGATATATGGTCTGCAGGAAAATATCGAATAGAGACAGCACCGAATGGCATCGTAGCATTAGAGTGGTTAAATCATAACGAAGCTCATTTACTAATTAGTGATATTAGGATGCCAGAATTAACAGGTTTAGAATTAGTAGAGAGATTAGATAAGTATGAAAAGAGACCGAATGTAATTCTAGTATCGGGTTATTCAGACTTTTCTTATGCACAGCAGGCACTACGTTTTGGTGTGGTAGATTATTTGTTGAAACCGATTGATAAAGCTAGTTTAATTCAAGCAATTGAAAAGGCTATACTGCGAGTTGAGGAGCAAGAGCGATTTAAGGTAATGACCGAAGTCGTCGATACGAAACGATTAGAAGCTTCTCAACATTCTAGTCAAAATCCACATATTAATACTGCATTAACCTATATCCATGAACATTTATCCGAGCAAATCACGATGAAAGAGATTTCCGATTATTTACACATGAATGCAAGTTATTTCAGTGTATTGTTCAAAGAACATGTAGGATTAACATTTTCAGATTATGTAACCAGAGGAAGAATGCAGTTAGCGAAAGAGCTATTACTTACGACCAATGATTCTATGGCAGATATAGCAGAGAAAGTTGGGTATCAAACAGATAAATACTTTGGAAAAGTATTTCGTTCAGTAGCAGGTATTACTCCAGCGCAATATCGCAAAGAAAAAAGCATTCATAATGATACTACAATCCAATAA